Proteins encoded within one genomic window of Bacillus sp. 1NLA3E:
- a CDS encoding 4Fe-4S binding protein has product MATPEKNLKPKKEPFDLLSIPVVKKFVKSKWYPGIFQWIVISVFSLIVFELVMGTVDPSKNFGTTMTWVLWWPIIPILFLVAGRFWCAICPFGKLSDIIRKLVGSKRPIPKFLKKYGIWLIDLFFISITYSDHMWGIVESPRGSGYLLLLLVTMVVGTSVFYERRAFCKYLCFLGGLAGNYSRSGAVKVQTTPDICKTCKVQACFKGTAECEGCPMFQFPRTMESAAECNICGNCVKNCPNDSIKITTRIPTSELWGLKNPKLENASLAAVIMGIVFVQNITMLEIWQSILHAIGKVTGTMNYSINFSVAFIIAMALPILLLLGTSKLASWFGLDGTVKKNFTRFGYAIIPLDLAGHLAHNLFHIFTEGKAVWFNSMGLFGMESAPESLALASTPTVQMIQYIIIGIGLIGTTYTTYRMGNKAAFKSMWPLYLFMLVLAAINIYLFSLPMMHRV; this is encoded by the coding sequence ATGGCGACTCCAGAGAAAAACTTAAAACCAAAAAAGGAACCATTTGACCTCCTATCCATACCGGTAGTAAAAAAGTTTGTTAAAAGCAAATGGTATCCGGGAATCTTTCAATGGATTGTCATTTCCGTGTTTTCCCTGATTGTGTTTGAACTGGTAATGGGGACAGTAGATCCAAGTAAAAACTTTGGTACTACGATGACATGGGTGCTATGGTGGCCGATTATCCCTATTCTTTTCTTAGTAGCCGGACGCTTTTGGTGTGCGATTTGTCCTTTCGGGAAGTTAAGCGACATCATACGGAAGCTTGTCGGTAGCAAGCGACCAATCCCTAAATTTTTAAAAAAATATGGAATTTGGCTCATTGACCTTTTCTTTATTTCGATTACCTATAGTGACCATATGTGGGGAATTGTTGAGTCGCCGCGCGGTTCGGGGTACTTATTACTTTTATTAGTCACAATGGTTGTAGGAACATCCGTTTTTTATGAAAGAAGAGCGTTCTGTAAGTATCTTTGTTTTCTTGGTGGCCTTGCGGGTAACTATTCACGGTCTGGGGCTGTTAAAGTTCAAACGACACCAGATATTTGTAAAACGTGTAAAGTACAAGCTTGCTTCAAAGGAACTGCTGAATGTGAAGGATGTCCAATGTTTCAGTTTCCAAGGACAATGGAATCTGCTGCCGAATGTAATATTTGTGGAAATTGCGTCAAAAACTGTCCAAATGATTCTATTAAAATTACAACAAGAATTCCGACAAGTGAGTTATGGGGACTAAAGAATCCAAAACTTGAAAATGCTTCATTAGCAGCTGTTATTATGGGAATTGTTTTCGTTCAAAATATTACCATGCTTGAAATTTGGCAAAGTATTTTACATGCAATTGGTAAGGTTACTGGCACGATGAACTATAGTATCAACTTTTCAGTTGCCTTTATTATTGCGATGGCGCTACCAATCCTTTTATTGTTAGGTACATCAAAATTAGCTTCCTGGTTCGGATTAGATGGTACAGTGAAAAAGAACTTTACTCGTTTTGGATATGCGATTATTCCTTTGGACCTTGCTGGTCACTTGGCGCATAATCTGTTCCATATCTTTACCGAAGGAAAGGCAGTTTGGTTTAATTCAATGGGCCTATTCGGAATGGAATCAGCCCCTGAGAGTTTGGCTCTTGCTTCTACTCCAACCGTGCAAATGATCCAATATATCATTATTGGGATTGGATTAATCGGGACTACCTATACAACATACAGAATGGGAAACAAGGCAGCTTTTAAATCCATGTGGCCTTTATATCTATTTATGTTGGTGTTAGCTGCTATTAATATTTATTTATTCTCACTACCTATGATGCACAGGGTTTAA
- a CDS encoding heavy metal translocating P-type ATPase yields MSQNLKETSLQISGMTCAACAVRIEKGLNKLEGVTEATVNLALEKSAVKFDPTITNIETIQNKVRDLGYTVVTEKAEFDLTGMTCAACATRIEKGLNKLDGVVKANVNLALEKASVEYNPSNLAKSDIIKKVKALGYGATVKEEANQQATVDHRQREIENQTGKFLFSAILAIPLLWAMVGHFEFTSFIYVPDMFMNPWVQLALATPVQFIIGKQFYVGAFKALKNGSANMDVLVALGTSAAYFYSLYLSIISLTDTAHTVELYYETSAILITLIILGKLFEARAKGRSSEAIKKLMGLQAKNAIVERDGVEKEIPLEDVIVGDILHVKPGEKIPVDGKIVQGQSAIDESMLTGESVPVDKKVGDEVIGATINKNGFLKVEAVKVGRDTALAQIIKVVEEAQGSKAPIQRLADQISGVFVPVVVGLAVLTFLIWFFWVEPGNFAEALEKLIAVLVIACPCALGLATPTSIMAGSGRAAEFGVLFKGGEHLEMTHRISAIILDKTGTVTNGTPVFTDVILGKNQTEVEFLSMVGSAEKQSEHPLAQAIVQGIKEKGITLKEVSGFEALPGFGIKAMVEGKLLLVGTRKLMAMETVEINDAENQMVAFEKEGKTAMLAAVDGQFAGIVAVADTIKETSQAAIKRLKEMGLEVIMITGDNQQTAKSIAMQVGIDHVIAEVLPEGKADEVKKLQAMGKKVAMVGDGINDAPALAVADIGMAIGTGTDVAMEAADITLIRGDLNSIADAIFMSKKTMRNIKQNLFWAFGYNTLGIPVAALGFLAPWLAGAAMAFSSVSVVLNALRLQKVKL; encoded by the coding sequence ATGAGTCAAAATCTTAAAGAAACTAGCTTGCAAATCTCAGGTATGACTTGCGCCGCTTGTGCTGTTCGAATTGAAAAGGGCTTAAACAAGCTCGAAGGTGTTACCGAAGCAACCGTAAACCTTGCATTAGAAAAATCAGCAGTCAAGTTCGATCCAACGATTACCAATATAGAAACAATCCAAAATAAAGTCCGTGATTTAGGCTATACCGTTGTGACTGAAAAAGCAGAGTTCGATCTAACAGGAATGACCTGTGCTGCATGCGCAACTAGAATAGAAAAGGGATTAAATAAGCTAGATGGTGTCGTCAAGGCGAATGTTAACCTCGCCTTAGAAAAAGCGAGTGTGGAATACAATCCTAGCAATTTGGCAAAATCAGATATCATTAAAAAAGTGAAAGCGCTGGGATATGGGGCAACCGTTAAAGAGGAAGCTAACCAACAGGCTACAGTTGACCATCGCCAGCGAGAAATTGAAAACCAAACAGGTAAATTTTTATTCTCGGCCATTCTTGCCATTCCACTTTTATGGGCAATGGTTGGACATTTCGAATTTACTTCGTTTATATATGTTCCAGATATGTTTATGAATCCTTGGGTTCAACTTGCTTTGGCAACACCTGTACAGTTTATCATAGGCAAACAATTTTACGTTGGAGCCTTTAAGGCATTGAAGAATGGCAGTGCCAATATGGATGTGCTAGTTGCACTTGGAACATCTGCGGCGTATTTCTACAGTCTTTATCTCTCAATTATTTCGCTTACAGATACAGCGCATACTGTTGAGTTATATTACGAAACAAGTGCTATTTTGATCACTTTAATTATCTTAGGAAAGCTATTTGAAGCCAGAGCTAAGGGCCGCTCGTCCGAGGCGATTAAGAAGTTAATGGGACTGCAAGCGAAAAATGCCATTGTGGAGCGGGACGGAGTTGAAAAGGAAATTCCTCTCGAAGATGTTATAGTAGGCGATATTCTCCATGTTAAGCCAGGTGAAAAAATTCCTGTTGATGGAAAAATAGTTCAAGGTCAGTCCGCCATTGATGAATCGATGCTAACTGGAGAAAGTGTGCCGGTTGATAAAAAGGTCGGTGATGAAGTCATCGGAGCGACGATTAATAAGAACGGATTTCTAAAGGTGGAAGCGGTCAAAGTTGGAAGAGACACTGCATTAGCGCAAATCATTAAAGTGGTTGAAGAAGCTCAAGGCTCGAAGGCTCCTATTCAGCGCTTAGCAGATCAAATTTCTGGCGTGTTTGTTCCAGTTGTTGTGGGATTAGCGGTGCTGACTTTCCTTATTTGGTTTTTCTGGGTTGAACCTGGAAATTTCGCGGAAGCGTTAGAAAAATTAATTGCTGTTCTTGTGATTGCTTGTCCATGTGCACTAGGTCTAGCGACGCCAACGTCGATAATGGCCGGTTCTGGCCGTGCAGCGGAATTTGGAGTTTTGTTTAAAGGTGGCGAGCATTTAGAAATGACGCATCGAATTTCTGCCATTATTTTAGACAAAACGGGTACTGTTACGAACGGGACCCCTGTATTTACAGATGTTATTCTTGGTAAAAATCAAACTGAAGTGGAATTTCTATCAATGGTAGGTTCTGCCGAAAAACAATCTGAACACCCTTTAGCACAAGCAATTGTTCAAGGGATAAAAGAAAAAGGAATTACTTTGAAAGAAGTCTCGGGCTTTGAAGCGTTACCGGGATTTGGGATTAAAGCAATGGTGGAAGGGAAATTATTGCTGGTCGGAACTCGGAAGCTAATGGCCATGGAAACTGTTGAAATAAACGATGCAGAAAATCAGATGGTAGCCTTTGAAAAAGAAGGAAAGACAGCAATGTTAGCAGCTGTGGACGGTCAATTTGCAGGGATTGTTGCGGTCGCCGACACCATAAAAGAAACCTCACAAGCTGCTATTAAAAGACTGAAAGAGATGGGGCTTGAAGTCATAATGATTACCGGTGATAACCAGCAAACCGCGAAATCGATTGCCATGCAAGTGGGAATTGATCACGTCATTGCTGAGGTATTGCCAGAGGGTAAAGCAGATGAAGTGAAAAAATTGCAAGCAATGGGCAAGAAAGTGGCTATGGTTGGCGATGGAATAAATGATGCTCCGGCGCTTGCCGTTGCTGATATAGGGATGGCCATAGGAACCGGAACGGATGTTGCAATGGAAGCAGCTGATATCACGTTAATCCGAGGAGACTTGAACAGCATTGCTGACGCCATTTTCATGAGCAAAAAGACAATGCGCAACATTAAGCAAAACTTATTTTGGGCTTTTGGATATAATACGCTTGGAATTCCAGTCGCAGCTCTAGGGTTTTTGGCACCTTGGCTTGCCGGTGCAGCGATGGCTTTCAGCTCTGTGTCGGTTGTGCTTAACGCACTGCGATTGCAGAAAGTGAAATTATAG
- a CDS encoding TVP38/TMEM64 family protein has protein sequence MIDHAVELLQSYKSFALFISIFLNVMINIIGFVPSVFLTGANLVVFGFWKGTLVSFVGEGVGAVVSFVLYRKGLRKMVETKAFQRPNVKRLLEVEGKQAFALVISLRILPFVPSGVITFLAAIGRMSLGIFVVSSTLGKLPALFLEAYSVNHVVQWTWQGKTIITVLAGLLLIAVLKRTSAKK, from the coding sequence ATGATTGACCATGCTGTGGAGCTGTTACAATCTTATAAGTCGTTTGCTTTATTTATCAGTATTTTTTTAAATGTCATGATTAATATCATCGGATTTGTTCCCAGTGTATTTTTAACTGGGGCAAACTTGGTCGTGTTTGGTTTTTGGAAAGGGACGCTTGTGTCATTCGTTGGTGAAGGGGTCGGAGCTGTTGTTTCGTTTGTCCTTTACCGAAAAGGCTTACGTAAAATGGTGGAAACTAAGGCGTTTCAGCGTCCGAATGTTAAGCGACTGCTTGAGGTGGAAGGGAAACAAGCATTTGCTCTCGTTATTTCATTGCGGATTCTTCCGTTTGTTCCGTCAGGTGTCATCACATTTTTAGCAGCAATCGGACGAATGTCCCTTGGGATTTTTGTAGTATCGAGTACACTTGGGAAATTGCCAGCCCTTTTTTTAGAAGCTTACTCAGTTAATCACGTAGTTCAATGGACTTGGCAAGGGAAAACAATTATCACTGTTTTGGCGGGTCTACTGTTAATAGCTGTCTTGAAGAGGACGTCTGCGAAAAAATAA
- a CDS encoding response regulator transcription factor: MEKVLIVDDEIQMRKLIEIYLQDHYLIEEAENGEEAYQNVLKDQYGLVILDVMMPKMDGWDTLKKIRGISNVPIIMLTAKGTVQDKVTGLSTGADDYLVKPFDGAELIVRVQALLRRANSHVEEEKLLKYKGISIDIGARVVKYDGQIINLTQTEFDILESFINHKGKVLTREQLVESVWGIEFMGEDRTVDSHIKNLREKLKASGVDKSFIKTVWGVGYKVE; this comes from the coding sequence ATGGAGAAAGTTTTAATTGTAGACGATGAAATTCAAATGCGAAAATTGATTGAAATATACTTACAGGATCATTATTTAATTGAGGAAGCGGAGAATGGTGAAGAGGCATATCAAAATGTTCTGAAAGACCAATACGGTTTAGTCATTCTTGATGTTATGATGCCTAAAATGGATGGATGGGATACTCTAAAGAAAATAAGAGGAATATCGAATGTTCCTATTATCATGTTAACAGCAAAAGGAACGGTTCAGGATAAAGTGACTGGATTGTCTACTGGCGCTGATGATTATCTAGTAAAACCGTTTGATGGAGCGGAACTAATCGTGAGAGTCCAGGCTTTATTACGAAGAGCAAATAGTCATGTTGAAGAGGAGAAACTCCTCAAATATAAAGGGATATCCATCGATATTGGTGCTCGTGTTGTAAAATATGATGGTCAAATTATTAATCTAACCCAGACAGAATTCGATATCCTTGAATCGTTTATAAATCACAAAGGAAAAGTGTTAACACGTGAACAACTAGTTGAGAGCGTTTGGGGAATAGAATTTATGGGAGAAGATCGAACTGTAGATTCGCATATTAAAAACCTCCGGGAAAAGTTAAAAGCATCTGGAGTTGATAAATCATTTATTAAAACCGTTTGGGGCGTCGGATATAAAGTGGAATAA
- the copZ gene encoding copper chaperone CopZ → MENTTLTVKGMSCNHCVKAIEGSVGELNGVESVKVDLKAESVSVKFNPEVVTLDQIKETIDDQGYDIE, encoded by the coding sequence ATGGAAAATACTACTTTAACAGTAAAAGGAATGTCATGTAATCACTGTGTGAAAGCAATTGAGGGCAGTGTTGGTGAACTTAATGGGGTCGAAAGCGTAAAAGTGGACTTAAAAGCTGAATCCGTAAGTGTAAAATTCAACCCTGAAGTTGTTACGCTTGACCAAATTAAAGAAACAATTGACGACCAAGGCTACGATATTGAATAG
- a CDS encoding SHOCT domain-containing protein, producing the protein MMIVVIVVIGFLIYFAINKQTTVSGNHTISQPAQNSEPLEITKSRLARGDITLEEFEEIKKHLLTD; encoded by the coding sequence ATGATGATTGTAGTGATTGTAGTGATTGGATTCCTTATTTATTTTGCGATAAACAAACAAACCACCGTAAGTGGAAACCATACTATTTCTCAGCCAGCACAAAATTCAGAACCACTTGAAATTACAAAATCCAGACTAGCACGTGGAGACATTACCTTGGAAGAATTCGAGGAAATTAAGAAACACCTGTTAACGGATTAA
- a CDS encoding metal-sensitive transcriptional regulator, protein MDFSNPKEMKPHCHDHCDPETEVNAEDAEILLNSETDENTSCHIVSERKSHHSDNAKKNLITRLNRVEGQIRGIKGLIEKDTYCDDVITQISATQAALNSVAKLLLEVHMRSCVVERIQEGDHEVVDELLTTIQRLMKK, encoded by the coding sequence GTGGATTTTTCAAATCCGAAAGAAATGAAACCTCATTGTCATGATCATTGCGACCCTGAAACTGAAGTTAATGCTGAGGACGCAGAAATCCTATTGAATTCAGAAACCGATGAGAACACATCGTGTCATATTGTCTCTGAGCGAAAAAGCCATCATTCCGATAACGCAAAGAAAAACTTGATTACAAGGCTTAATCGCGTTGAGGGACAAATCCGTGGAATCAAAGGATTGATTGAAAAAGATACTTATTGTGACGACGTTATTACCCAGATTTCGGCAACACAGGCAGCCTTAAATAGTGTCGCGAAACTCCTTTTGGAGGTTCATATGAGAAGCTGTGTGGTGGAACGAATTCAAGAGGGTGATCATGAGGTTGTTGACGAACTGCTTACTACCATCCAAAGGTTAATGAAAAAATAG
- a CDS encoding multicopper oxidase family protein produces MKLKLAVFLAAFILILSACSSNQSEQNKKDNNGEGLETTSFKTLTGKEFNLVAKAATHQLNSNVTVDAWTFNGSVPGPQIRVKEGERVKINFKNKLSEPVSIHWHGVNVPNDMDGIPGVTQNAVKPGETFTYEFTASVPGTYMYHSHQNSVNQVDMGLYGSFIVEPREKTYDRDYTLMLDEWISNPKNSTMSTNESGSMDHGNMSGMSHSSSTKDQKNKNGMGHDMSIYDIFTINGKSGDTIKPLKVKEGETVRLRLANIGYLSHNLHLHGHQFKVVAIDGHELNEPKKLKDQLIAIAPGERYDIEFIANNPGKWFLEEHGKTKGKDGMKTMIQYEGTSKSNDHSNQNENLPIFNYTNYGGAKNGEFTLDQKYEVEYKMELNGNNMDNNWTINGKSFPNIESLNVKKGDLVKVKLVNNSPKGVDHPMHLHGHSFQVLSKNGNPLTGSPIIKDTINLKPGDTYIVAFKADNPGNWMFHCHDLHHATGGMVDVVNYEGYKSNYTPDPNTGNKPE; encoded by the coding sequence ATGAAGCTAAAATTAGCCGTATTTTTGGCCGCTTTTATTCTCATACTGTCTGCTTGCTCTTCCAATCAAAGCGAACAGAATAAAAAGGATAACAATGGAGAAGGTTTAGAAACAACAAGTTTTAAAACATTGACAGGGAAAGAGTTTAACCTTGTAGCTAAAGCAGCCACTCATCAGTTAAACAGCAATGTAACTGTCGATGCATGGACATTCAATGGTTCAGTCCCAGGTCCGCAAATCCGTGTTAAAGAAGGGGAAAGGGTTAAAATTAATTTTAAAAATAAGTTATCTGAACCTGTTTCCATTCACTGGCATGGAGTTAATGTACCAAATGACATGGACGGGATACCAGGAGTAACGCAAAATGCGGTCAAGCCTGGAGAAACCTTTACGTATGAATTTACAGCTTCAGTCCCAGGCACTTACATGTATCATTCCCATCAAAACTCAGTAAACCAGGTTGATATGGGACTTTATGGTTCTTTTATTGTCGAGCCTAGGGAGAAAACCTACGATCGAGATTACACACTTATGTTAGATGAATGGATCAGTAATCCTAAAAACTCAACTATGTCCACAAACGAATCCGGTAGCATGGACCATGGTAACATGAGCGGCATGAGTCATAGCTCTAGCACAAAGGATCAAAAAAATAAAAACGGTATGGGTCACGACATGTCTATTTACGACATTTTTACTATAAACGGTAAGAGCGGGGATACTATCAAACCCTTAAAAGTAAAAGAAGGAGAAACAGTTAGGTTACGCCTAGCTAATATAGGGTATTTATCCCATAACCTTCACCTTCATGGTCATCAATTTAAAGTTGTTGCAATCGACGGACATGAGTTGAATGAACCAAAGAAATTAAAAGACCAGTTAATTGCGATTGCTCCTGGAGAGCGTTACGATATCGAGTTTATAGCAAATAATCCTGGAAAATGGTTCCTTGAGGAGCACGGAAAAACGAAGGGTAAAGACGGAATGAAAACAATGATCCAATATGAAGGTACTAGTAAATCAAATGATCACTCTAACCAAAATGAAAACCTACCTATATTTAATTACACTAATTACGGAGGGGCAAAAAACGGAGAATTCACTCTAGATCAGAAGTATGAGGTTGAGTACAAGATGGAACTCAATGGGAATAATATGGATAACAATTGGACAATCAACGGTAAATCTTTCCCGAACATCGAGAGTCTTAATGTGAAAAAGGGTGACTTGGTAAAGGTTAAATTAGTGAATAACTCACCTAAGGGGGTTGATCACCCCATGCATCTACACGGACACTCTTTCCAAGTATTAAGTAAAAATGGAAACCCATTAACAGGCTCACCAATTATTAAGGATACGATTAATTTAAAACCTGGAGACACATACATTGTTGCCTTTAAAGCAGATAACCCCGGCAACTGGATGTTCCACTGCCATGATCTCCATCATGCAACAGGAGGAATGGTTGATGTCGTTAACTATGAAGGTTACAAGTCAAACTACACACCAGATCCGAATACAGGCAATAAGCCCGAGTAA
- a CDS encoding SHOCT domain-containing protein: protein MMGPGFGYRYGFMNCGSIAIVIGILLIVLFFFFISKNQRKNKHPENFVINPQPLELLKVRLAKGEITPDEYQKVKETIMK from the coding sequence ATGATGGGTCCTGGATTTGGATATAGATATGGATTTATGAACTGCGGATCAATTGCCATTGTTATTGGTATTCTGTTGATTGTTTTATTTTTCTTTTTTATTTCAAAGAATCAAAGGAAAAATAAACACCCAGAAAATTTTGTTATCAACCCACAGCCACTAGAATTGCTAAAGGTAAGATTGGCAAAGGGTGAAATCACTCCAGATGAATATCAAAAGGTAAAGGAAACGATAATGAAATAA
- a CDS encoding urease accessory protein UreH domain-containing protein has protein sequence MYQILSDISRVLSSPFFNIIEDTKQIPILASLILGLIGALAPCQLTGNIGAITFYGNRSLQTKNQWAEIGFFVLGKIVVFSVLGMAVWILGRGFQDVLPDYFSFFRKLMGPLFIIIGLVLAGVFKLRWLGSLTKWIPNRSREGKLGSFLMGVSFSIAFCPTMFALFFFTLMPIVLTSSYGAFLPSVFAIGTSVPVLVFAGIVTFIGLDGALLKKSKKIGNMIQKTAAFLFIILGILDTVTYWF, from the coding sequence ATGTATCAAATTCTTTCCGATATAAGCCGTGTCTTGAGCAGTCCTTTTTTTAACATTATCGAAGATACAAAACAAATCCCGATATTAGCTAGTCTCATTTTGGGTCTTATCGGGGCTTTAGCGCCATGCCAACTTACTGGAAATATCGGAGCCATCACCTTTTATGGAAACCGTAGCCTTCAAACCAAAAACCAATGGGCCGAAATTGGATTTTTTGTATTGGGGAAGATTGTTGTCTTCTCGGTATTGGGTATGGCTGTCTGGATTCTAGGACGCGGTTTTCAGGATGTGCTGCCGGATTATTTTTCGTTCTTCCGAAAACTAATGGGTCCACTGTTTATCATCATCGGCCTTGTTCTTGCAGGTGTATTTAAGTTAAGGTGGTTGGGTTCCTTGACAAAATGGATCCCTAACCGGAGTAGAGAAGGAAAACTCGGATCATTTTTAATGGGGGTAAGCTTTTCAATCGCATTTTGCCCCACCATGTTTGCTTTGTTTTTCTTTACATTAATGCCGATTGTATTAACCTCATCTTATGGAGCATTCTTGCCATCTGTATTCGCAATCGGGACATCGGTACCTGTCCTCGTTTTTGCTGGGATCGTAACATTTATCGGCTTGGATGGAGCTTTATTGAAAAAGAGTAAGAAAATCGGTAATATGATTCAGAAAACAGCAGCATTCTTATTTATTATCCTTGGGATACTTGATACGGTTACTTATTGGTTCTAG
- a CDS encoding HAMP domain-containing sensor histidine kinase: MNLRVSGISLKLGLLFSSVFLTLIFILELVLYGVFMHIFVDYVTQDLLERGSNHAKILSENYNQNTIDHVITMEKGGRTSVLITDSNNQIIASSVHPDKDMKSHLLKQGNMKVNKLLEKDWKHHDYLISVTTIGHNKGHLYMYYPTNIVREIVLVLKILILLTFIGMILLSFGLIGILSQKITRPLLIMKDATQKMAKGEYKQKITTKGNDEVAQLGQSIQGLGEKLQAFEDSRNDFLADVSHELRTPLTYIKGYSDILSKGMYKNSIEQAEYTAIINKEANRLSFLLNDLFEMSKLQVGKFELSMEMANINTIIEKVIMNLTPAAVEKGIVLKRNLANDIPELNIDIQRMEQVLYNLIENALKYTDKGEITVKAYQEKETKIIEISDTGIGIPKLDIPYIWERFYRVDKSRTRNTGGSGLGLFVVKQIVEAHGGKIEVNSIVGMGSTFRIYFHT; the protein is encoded by the coding sequence ATGAATTTAAGAGTAAGTGGCATATCTTTGAAACTCGGTCTATTATTCAGTTCGGTTTTTCTGACATTAATTTTTATTTTAGAATTGGTTTTGTATGGTGTGTTTATGCACATATTTGTAGATTATGTAACACAGGATTTGCTAGAAAGAGGCAGCAACCACGCAAAAATATTGAGTGAAAATTACAATCAGAATACCATCGACCATGTTATTACAATGGAAAAAGGAGGAAGAACATCCGTTTTAATAACAGATTCAAACAATCAAATTATTGCCTCGTCAGTACATCCCGATAAAGATATGAAAAGTCATCTCCTTAAGCAAGGAAATATGAAAGTCAATAAATTATTAGAGAAAGACTGGAAGCATCATGACTACCTTATCAGCGTAACTACAATCGGTCATAATAAAGGACATTTGTATATGTATTACCCAACAAATATTGTAAGGGAAATTGTTCTCGTATTAAAAATCTTGATTTTACTTACCTTTATCGGAATGATCCTATTGTCATTTGGTTTGATTGGAATCCTTTCTCAAAAGATCACAAGACCACTGTTAATCATGAAAGATGCAACGCAGAAAATGGCAAAAGGGGAGTATAAGCAAAAAATCACAACTAAAGGAAATGATGAGGTTGCCCAACTTGGTCAATCTATTCAGGGGTTAGGAGAAAAGCTTCAAGCTTTTGAGGACTCGAGAAACGATTTTTTAGCTGATGTGTCACATGAACTACGAACGCCATTAACGTATATTAAAGGTTACAGCGATATTCTTAGCAAAGGAATGTATAAGAATAGCATAGAACAAGCTGAGTACACGGCAATTATAAATAAGGAAGCAAACAGGTTATCGTTTCTGTTGAATGATTTATTTGAAATGAGTAAACTCCAGGTTGGGAAATTTGAGCTGTCTATGGAAATGGCAAATATAAATACAATTATAGAAAAAGTAATTATGAATCTAACACCTGCAGCAGTGGAGAAAGGAATTGTCTTGAAAAGAAATCTTGCAAATGACATTCCCGAACTTAATATTGATATCCAAAGAATGGAGCAGGTGCTTTATAATTTGATCGAAAATGCATTGAAATATACCGATAAAGGAGAAATAACCGTTAAGGCTTATCAGGAAAAGGAAACAAAGATCATAGAGATTAGCGATACAGGAATAGGTATTCCTAAACTGGATATTCCATATATTTGGGAACGGTTTTATCGGGTTGATAAATCGAGAACTCGGAATACTGGTGGAAGCGGTTTGGGACTGTTTGTAGTAAAGCAGATTGTTGAGGCTCATGGAGGGAAAATAGAAGTTAACAGTATTGTGGGTATGGGTTCTACATTTAGGATTTATTTTCATACGTAA
- a CDS encoding DUF2933 domain-containing protein yields MEWLQFLLVLLCPLMMIFCMKGHMGGHKQNHDLHNLNDLDKKVGNLLDENAKLRKEVADLSILVKKES; encoded by the coding sequence ATGGAATGGTTACAATTTTTATTGGTTTTGCTATGTCCGCTCATGATGATTTTTTGCATGAAAGGCCATATGGGTGGTCATAAACAAAATCATGATCTACATAATTTGAATGACCTGGATAAAAAAGTAGGCAACCTCCTAGATGAGAATGCCAAACTTCGGAAAGAAGTTGCTGACCTCTCAATACTGGTGAAAAAAGAATCATAA